The genomic segment CGCCGTGCCCGAGCCGCGCTGCCAGCGCCGTCCCTGGAGCCGCGGGGCTGCCGGAGCCCGTCGgggacccccacccccccgctGCCCAAAAGGTGGGCTGCCAGGTGGGGAGGCcgagaggggcagggggcaggcggcggggccggggtgTTTACTCTGGCTGCTGTCACCCGGCCAGGCGCTGCCGGGAACCGCGGGGACAGGGGTGGGAAcgcgcggagcggggccgggagcaggCTGCCCTGAGCCGGatgaggggggaaggaggatgtgggggtgggggggtcccgAACGGTGGGGGCGGATGTGGGGGGCTGCGTGGGCACGGCCTGCGCGGGGGATATGAGGGTGCAACCTGGTGTGTGCCGCGGGAAGTGCGCATGTTTGAGTGCACGTGGTTACGTGGGCGCATGGGTGTGTGCGCCTGTGGGGATTTCACCCAGCTCTTCCCCAGAAAATCCCCCTGTGGGCCAAGTCCCAGGCCCCCGTGCCCAATCACCCGCCCCAGCTTGCAGGGGTCCCCGTGTGCCGCAGCCCCGCTGGGGATCtccacctccctcagcccctcagGGGGATGGAGCCCACCGCCGGGTGATGGCCACGGGGATGGGGCCTGCACCCTGTGAGGGGTTTTTGGGTGTCCGGCTGCTTCAGCAGGGAGCGGGACCCACCTGGGCTGATGGCCCCTTGGGCCACCAGGCAAAGAGAGCCACAGACACCATCTCTCCTGCAGGTACCAGGGCCACCTTCGTCCCCAGGACGGGCAGAGCTGAGGCACCCAGCGCCGCCATCCCGGCGCGGTGCGCTCgggcccagggcagggggcaggtgAGGAGCCCCGAGGGCGCCCGGGGACGCCCTTCCCGGTCCCAGAGCCAAGAGAGGAAACGGCCGGAGGCAGGAAGCCGTCCACGGGGCCCCCGGAGCGTTTTTACTCGAAGGTCAGCAGCGACACAACAGGAAATCACTCTGCCTCGGCACGGCGGCCGGGCCGGagagccgtgccgtgccgcccGAGGGGTGCTCCCGGCGCCCGGCCCCCCCGTCCCGGCCGCTCGCGGGGAGCCCGCACCACAGCTGCCCTCCATGGAAGGGGGACGGGAGCCAGGGAGCAGCCGCCGGCCCCAGGGTGGAAGATGCAGGGCCGAAGCCCCCAGGCGAGCATGGAGCTGAACAGTGAGTGCGCGGCGAGCGGGGGCGAGCGGGAAGGGGCAGCGCTGCGGCACCGCGCCCACGCGGCCCAGGACACCCCGGCACGGGCACCCCAGGAGAGGGGCACGGCCCTCGTGTCACCCGTTGGCAGCAAGCAAACACCGCAGGGGGGGGTCTGGCGTGGTTGGACCTGGTCACCAAAAGCGCCCGGGCATCTCACAGGGTCCGGCCTCAAGGGGGCTGCGCCGACGCCGAGGGCTTTTGGGGACAGGTGCAGTGCCGAGGTGGGCAGGGCCCCAGGTGGGTGCACAGCAGATTTTGGAGGTCACCAGCACGGCACGGGGCTCAGAGGCCACCCAGGAGAGGGGTGCCCGGGGCAGCGGTGTGCCGGCGGCGCTGGGGAGGCTGCGTGGCAGGAGAGCCctttggctgcagcagcagcggcgAGGAGCCGCCGCGCGAGGCcggaggctgcaggcagggattCCCCGAAGCGCACGTGAtgcctggagctgctcctggcacAAACTCCCGACAGGAGGGCCTGTGCTGGGAACGCGGCTCGGCTCCCTGCCTGTTTCCCAGGCTGGAGCGGAGCCTAAAAGGCAGCACCGACACTTGTCAcatcctcccccctcctcctgcgCAGCTGGGAACTCCCCGGCTCTCCCCGGCCAGCACCGAGTCCTTGGGCAGAGGTGGGACACGGGGCCCCCCTCCCCCTCCATGGGGCAGAGCACCACGACCTCCTCGGGCCCCCAAACCCCCCACCACGGGGCAGTCCacgccagcaccagcagctaGGGCTGCTCGGGGGGGGCGGGAGCCCACGGGTTACCCCTTCTCCCCCAGGACTGCTCCTCCTCACATCCTTCCTCCTGCACGTCAAAGAGGGCCGTGCCAGCCCCGCGCGGCTGGTCTGCGACACCAGGCTCATCCAGAAGTACATCGGGGAGGCCAAGGACATGGAGAAGAAAGCGGTGAGGAGCCGACGTGCCCCGAAACCCGGtgccgggcagggctgggcacagctcCCGGCCCCTCACCGCAGCATCTCCTCTGCCCTGACAGAACCAGTGCCAAGCTTCGTCTGCGCTCAGCTCCCCCGTGGCGCTGCCCCCGGTGGATATCAAAATCACGCAGTGGAAAACCAAATCGgtgaggagggctgggaggatGGTCCTGGGGTGCCCGTGGGACTGGAGAAGGACCCCAGGGTAAGCACAGGGCACCAAAAATCCTGCGCGAGGCTGCTTGTGGGCGCACCTGGTGGCACCCCGCGGGCGCGGGGGCGAGGGCCCATCCACGCAGAGAGCGGGCGTAGGAACAAAGGggggcccccagcccctgtgccAGCAGGGTCAGAgcgctccctgcctgctccccagaACGAGACCAAGCAACGCGAGATCCTCTGCGACCTGGCGCTGCTGGTGGGCGCCGTGAAGGGGGCGCAGAGCCAGGAGAGGCAGGAGTGCTGGGCCGGGCAGCTGAATCAGCTCTACCGCCACGCCGAGTTCTTCCTCCGGCTCCTGCAGACGTGGGAGGTGAGAGCTCACCGCCCCGGCACAggcgggggcagcgccgggctGAGCACGGTGCCGTTTGTGACCCctctgttcccccccccccacttctCGCCCCCCAGGAGGGGCCCTGGGAGTCGGGCTGCTCCCCGGGCTCCAAAGAGATCAACACGGCCGTGATCTTCCTCGCCTACcaaaggctgctgcagggcaagCTGCGCTTCTTCTTCCACGACCTGGCCAAGGACTTGTGCGACCGAGGCCAGGGGGGcggcagggacccccccccccgcggggccTGAAGCTTTGCGGGGGGCTCGGCCCTGACCGGGGGGGGCAGAGCAATCCTGCAGGACGCTGAGCTGTGCTCCGGGTGCCCAGGAGCGTGCCCCGGGGGAAAGGGTCGGCTCCTTTTCCGCAAGCCTTCGGCTACCACGTGGCTCCCAGGGGTCAAACCCAGCCCTGGCTGCGCCCCCGCCAGGCACGGGCCTCGCTCCCACCAGACTGTGAACGCCTTACGATTAAAGACCTTATTTTTCTAAAGGGTTGTGcgcctcctgctctgccccctgctcccccagagCTCCCGGCAGCTTCGGTGAGAGGTGCCCGGGGAGGTGCCGCGGTGTCTCCCAGTGCCCAGCTCCCTCCCGCGGCAGccggcagctctgcaggagagaGATCCATCAGCACAGCACCCTCTGAGGCCATCCCAGTGCCCATCGCCACCCTTTGGGAAGCACTCGGGGTCCCCGCGCGGGTGCACCCGCTCCCCGTCAGCCCCACAACTCAGCCAGACCTAGAAAACACGCGCTGGTTTAATGAAGAACAAGCCAGGCCCATCTCGGGACGGCTCCTTAAAAGAAGAAGGCCGGCCCCGACGCAGCCAGGTGGCTGAGGTCCCTGAGCACAGCCGGGGCCGAGCCCGCCTCGGATGCGCAGGAAGACGGAGGTGAGAGGAGACCgacagcaggcagggctgcggcACGCCCGGCACGGCCTCTGCTCGGCATCAGGCACCTCTCCCTGCGCAGGCGGGGACCCCCAGGAGGCATAAAAAAAACCAAGGTGAGGACGGGAAATGCCCCCTCCTGCACCCGCACAGGAAGCGCGGATACCGGGGCAGGGTTTGGGGCGCCGGGGTTCCCGTTTTCTCGCTGGCAGAACGTCTCTGGGGGAACCGCCGGAGGCGCGTCCTCTCCTAGAAGGCCAGCTTCTTCATCAGCAGGTAAACCCGAGAGTCCACCTCGAAGCCGTGCAGGTTATTCGCGTCTCCCTGCAGCCGCATGAGCAGCCCCCCGTAGGACACGTAAgcggagctggggcaggaggagaggagaggtgagAGCGGGGAAGGAAACCCCGAGGAGACGCAGTCCAacgccccgccgcctcccccgccACCGCCCCGTGGCGCCGGGCACTCACAGGCGTGTTGCTGCCTCCGTGGACGTCTCGTCCCCTTCGATCCGGTACACCTTGCCGTACATCACGTACTCAAACTGGTCCGCCCTGCAACGGGACGAGGGGAGGTCAGAGTAGTGCCCAAACCCCAAACCGGACACCGCTCTCCTCCCCATATCCCCCAGGGGGACGCCCCCGGGAGCAGgcagctccctctcctccctcacccccccccccccccccccgcacggACCCCAGCCGGCACAACCCCCCCGCGGTACCTGGAAGGCCTGTCGTCCGTGGGGTTGTACTCGCCGTCGTCCAGCGTGCCGTCCTCGTACAGGGTGCTGGCGA from the Cygnus olor isolate bCygOlo1 chromosome 9, bCygOlo1.pri.v2, whole genome shotgun sequence genome contains:
- the THPO gene encoding thrombopoietin isoform X2; protein product: MQGRSPQASMELNRLLLLTSFLLHVKEGRASPARLVCDTRLIQKYIGEAKDMEKKANQCQASSALSSPVALPPVDIKITQWKTKSNETKQREILCDLALLVGAVKGAQSQERQECWAGQLNQLYRHAEFFLRLLQTWEEGPWESGCSPGSKEINTAVIFLAYQRLLQGKLRFFFHDLAKDLCDRGQGGGRDPPPRGA
- the THPO gene encoding thrombopoietin isoform X1; translated protein: MPGAAPGTNSRQEGLCWERGSAPCLFPRLERSLKGSTDTCHILPPPPAQLGTPRLSPASTESLGRGGTRGPPPPPWGRAPRPPRAPKPPTTGQSTPAPAARAARGGREPTGYPFSPRTAPPHILPPARQRGPCQPRAAGLRHQAHPEVHRGGQGHGEESEPVPSFVCAQLPRGAAPGGYQNHAVENQIGEEGWEDGPGVPVGLEKDPRNETKQREILCDLALLVGAVKGAQSQERQECWAGQLNQLYRHAEFFLRLLQTWEEGPWESGCSPGSKEINTAVIFLAYQRLLQGKLRFFFHDLAKDLCDRGQGGGRDPPPRGA
- the POLR2H gene encoding DNA-directed RNA polymerases I, II, and III subunit RPABC3, producing the protein MAGILFEDIFDVKDIDPEGKKFDRVSRLHCESESFKMDLILDVNIQIYPVDLGDKFRLVIASTLYEDGTLDDGEYNPTDDRPSRADQFEYVMYGKVYRIEGDETSTEAATRLSAYVSYGGLLMRLQGDANNLHGFEVDSRVYLLMKKLAF